CACATCGCAGCCGCTCAACCCGTCCAGGTCCCACCATTCCCTAACCCGCTCTCCCGTCAGACACATGTTCAGGATGGCGTCTTCGTCTGTGGGGATTTTTGTGCCACCGGGACTATTGATGGAGCCATCTTTTCCGGTCGCCGTGCGGCGGAGGATATTCGAAAATGGCTGGAGGCATGATATCCGGCATTCTTCCTATTTTCTAGAAATTCCCGCCCGACAACATTTGAATTTCGATTCCTACCATTGAGAGGGTCTGCCTTCAGACACGCACACGCGGAGATTGGGCGGTCCGTTTGTCTAAGGTTTTTCCATTTCCCTTCAGCCTCCTTTTAGCCTCCGTCAGACTCCAGGGTGTACACTGAAAAAGGAACAACATTCAGAGACCTTAAGGAAAGGCACCTTGACATGGATCACATTACCCCCAAATTTTCAGATACAGACATTCATATTCTGGAATGTGGCCTAGGATGGATTAAGGACGCTGAGGATGCTTTTGCCGACAAGCTTTTTCATCGCCTGTTGCGGGATCATCCTGAGGTCACAAGCTCTCTTCTCACAATGGGACTACAACCATTCAGCAGGCGAATCGTCCAGATCCTCGATACGATTATCCGGGAAATCCGCTCATGCGGAAACATTCATTCATCCATTAGAGAACAATGGACAGACCTGCTTCCCACAACGGTGAACCACCACCTGGAGCCTCAACAGCTGCTCAGGATGGCGGAAACATATTTGGACATTTTCTCTGAGTTAGCGGAAGATGCCTGGAGCCCTGCCATGGAATCAGCGTGGGAAAAAATTATTCACGAGGTGAGCGTCAACTTGTGGGGACAACAACCTGCATCATTGTCTCTTACAAACATTTCATCGCCTTTTCCATTCTTTAAAAGGAGGAATCATCGCATGACCCAACCGTTTGCATTTTTTTTGGGGACCTTCATGATTTTGGCCGGCAGCATCGCCTCCATCGGGCTTTGGAGTCGTTATCGGCTGGCAGAAGCCAAGCTATCAAGGAACCTCAGGCTTAAAAAAGTTTGGTGCTGATCTGTCAGCGGTGTGATACCAAGGTTCCCAATGGATATTTCCTAAGAACCGGAAATGAAAATATTGAGGAATGATCTCTCAGCGTAAAGGAGAAATAATGAGGAATCCCACACAACAACGCCCAATGACTTCAATCATGCTCGTCTCCGGAGTTCTGGCAATAGGGGGTCTTTTCGCCATGATCGACATCCCTCTGGCCGTAAGCCAACCGGTGACGATTCCCATTGCTTCCATCACAGGAGACATCGCGATGGATGCGGCAAATCCAATTTGGGAATCCGTTCCTGGAGTGGTCGTGCCATTGAGCGGGCAGACCATCACCACCCCCATGCATCCCAACATCTCGGTGAAGACTGTTATGGTGAAGATGGCCACCAATGGACAGGACATTGGCGTCTGGGCTAATTGGGGTGACCAGACCATCAACAACACGACCATCGGGCCTCAAGATTTTCGAGATCAAATGGCCATCCAGTTTCCGGTTCAAGATTCCGGAGCTCCCCCATTTCAATGCATGGGTCAATCGGGGGGAACCGTGAATATCTGGCGATGGAACGCTGAATGGCAAAAAGACCTTGGCGCGGGAGTGGCCGGCATGTGGGACGTAGATCAGCAATACCCCTCAATCGCCTGGGACTACTATTATGAGGAACCCTCACGGGGCGTCACATATATGAATCGAACCGGACGAAGCTCCGGGCCTTTTAATGAGGGCATCTGGTCTGGAAACATCATGTCAGATCCTTCACTCCGGATCAGTTCAGTAGAAGATCTGAACGCCAATGGCTTTAGTACTCTTACCACTCAGGCGACACAAAACGTGCTGGGCAACGGATTATGGGAACCATATGGCGCCCTTAAGGGAGGGTGCTGCAATGGACCAACGTGGCGGGTCGTCATGAAACGATCCTTGACGACTGATGATCCCGGTGATGTCCAGTTTAAATCCGGTTCAAGCTTTCCAGTGGCCTTTGCCGTGTGGGACGGCTCGAATGTAGAGCGTAACGGGATGAAAGGGATTTCAACCTGGTTTACCGCTCAAATGCCGAATTAGTCACCTGTTTTTCTAGGGAAATAATCAGTTTACCCTGAGCCCTCGGCATAAGCCGGGGGCTTTCCTCATCTGTTGTTATTTCGAAATTGATTGGTCTCTGATGTCGTGGCTAGCCTGGCATTTTCGCCAGATACTTGCACCTCCAGAAGCTTCAGAGAACTAGATGAACATGCTGTGTCCCGACATTCATCCAGTATGTCAGCCCTCTCCAGTGATTGTTTCGGACTTGAAATAGCCCTTCTCCCTAGCCACAAAATGAGGAGTTGGAACTACTCCAACCGTCAGGCTATCCCTTATCTCAATCGTGTTTTTTAAACTTTCATGTTATGGAAATTGTTTTTCTTCACTAATGATAGTATACCTATCATTTCAACATAACTTGGCTTTGACCAAAACCTGAAGTGGAATCTCAGTCATAAGGTTCGTGCCCTGGCGCTGAGAGAGGTTCCAACCATCCGTCGTTTTTCAAGAAAGAGACTTTTCTGGCCAAACGATCATTTATCAACGTCATGCCACAACAACACAAACACACATTCTGTCAATGGCCGGGATTGAAACAGAAACCCTATTCTTACATTCTTGAAACTATCTTTTTTCAGCCATATCAAAGGACAAAGAGGGAACGAACGTGATCGAAGAACCAGCGCTTGGTTTTGCATTTGATGGCGAGAACCCTTCGTCCAAAGAATCTGGAGAGGCTCTATCTCTTCGAATTCGGCGGCTGATGGACTCTCAGCCCTTTGCGGTATTATGCACACAGGGTGAACAGCATCCCTATGGTTCTTTGGTGGCCTTTTCGATGACAGAAGATTTGGCCACCGCTGTCTTTGCCACCCCTGTCACCACAAGAAAATTCAAGCTACTAAGCCAAAGCGATCGGGTCGCACTCCTGATCGACAATCGTTGCCAGCATCCCGACAATATGATGAATGTGGAAGCCGTCACGGCAACAGGACAGGCCAAACGGGTGGAAGAAGGAAGGGACTTCGAATTCTGGTCGCGATTATTGACGGCACGCCATGGGTACCTTTCCGGTTTCGTCCGCGCACCAACTGTGGCACTCTTTCGCATTGAAATCGTAAGGTATTTTCATGTCGAACGGTTTCAGGAGGTCCGACAGTGGATTCCCCAAAGAATACCTGGATAATTTCCCTTGGAGAGACGGCCGGCCATGATGTGAATGTGGTTGGAGGAAAGGCGGCTGCTCTCACCAGGATGATCTCTGCAGGTGTCCACATCCCGGCGGGTTTTTGCCTTACCGTATTTGCCTATCAACACGTGCTTTCTCGTTCAGATCTGCCGAACGTCATTCACATGGAATTGGGACGGAAACCCCTGGACAAGATGCGCTGGGAAGAAATTTGGGACGCGGCCTTACGAATTCGATCAGCCTTTTTGAGAACTTCTCTTCCGCCTGAACTTGTGCAAGCCATCTATGAGGCTGTATCCCGGCTGAATTCGGGACATCCCCTTGCGGTGAGATCTTCGGCTCCTGGCGAAGACTCGGCCCAACGTTCCTTTGCAGGGCTTCATGAATCGATCGTGAATGTTCAAGGCAAGGAATCGGTGATTCGAGCCGTGCAGACGGTTTGGGCGTCTCTTTGGTCGGATGCGGCCCTGCTGTATCGCAAGGAATTACTCCTCGACCCACGCCACAGTCTCATGGCCGTCATCGTTCAGGAAATGGTTCCTGCGGAATACTCCGGTGTCGCCTTTGGACGTGATCCGCGAAACCAGACTGTGGATAGGGAAATTGTGGAAGCGGTCCCGGGCCCATGCTCAAATCTGGTTGACGGTCTCTTGGAACCCGACCGATGGATACTCAAACGGAGCTCCGGGGAAGTCGTCGAGTGGAAGGCGGGGGTCCGGAATGGCGAACGGCGTGACTCCGCCCTCTTGAGTGATCAGGATCTTCACGTACTCCATACACGTCTTGGGCAGGTAGAGAAATTGTTCGGATGGCCTCCGGACATGGAATGGGCAGAACAAGGGGGCACATTCTCGGTCCTTCAGGCCCGTCCCATTACATCCGGTCAGTCTGTGCTCCAATCAGATGACCGTGGCTGGTATCTGACCCTTCGCCCCAAACTTCCACAACTTCGACAATTGGCAGAAACCGTCTCCAAAACATTAATTCCTGAACTTGAACACCTTGGACACCAATGGGCCACCCAGAACATAGAAAAACTGGATGACAGCCGTCTTGCGGACTGCATGGAGGAAAGACGTTCTTCCCTCAATGCCTGGCGGGAAATTTATAAGAAGGACTTTATTCCTCTTGCCCATGGGGTACGGTATCTGGGGGCCTATTACAATGATGCCATCCAGCCCAGGGATCCCTATGAATTCATGCTGCTCCTTAAGGGACAGAATTTTCTTGCCTCCCGACGCAATACCGCTCTTGAGCACCTTGCCCAACAGGTCCAAAACGTTCCCCTTCTTAAAAGAACACTCAAAGAAAGTGCGATGTCCGTATCAGACAAGTCATCTGAACACTGGGAAGCTCTAAAGCAACACATTATGGATATCCAAGGGGGGCCTGAATTTCTGAAGAATTTCGAGCGATTTCTCTCGACCTTTATGGACACCGCCTATAATGGAGAACGTCTGCTGAATCGTCCGGATTCCTTGTTCAATTTACTTTGCCAGATTGGGACTCTCGCGATACAAAGATCTCCGCAAAACGAGCACAATCAAAAGACCAACGTTATGGCACTCCAACAGCGTTTGATAGACGCGGTCGGAAATCCGCGTCAGGAGGAAGCCGGGGAGGTCATTGCTATAGGCCAACTCAGCTGGCGTCTCCGTGATGATGACAACATCCTTTTGGGCCGCCTGGAAAGCCAGTTTCTTCGGGCATTGCAGCTTGGGGCCAAACGGTTACGCGAAACCGGGCGCCTGACCGGGGGGCATCCAGGGGAGAAGGAGGCACCCCGTATAGCCCAAATTCTTCGTGATCCACAACACGGCCCCCTTCACATCGACGAAGAAGCGCCAAAGGCATGTCTTTCTCCCCTGCCCGTCAACGAAAAGCCTCGTCAGCTCGTAGGACAGCCTGCTTCCCCCGGACTGGTAGAGGGACCGGCTTGCGTCGTGAACGGCATCGAAGAGTTCCGGAATTTTCAACAAGGCGACATTCTGGTGTGTGAATCCATCCAACCGACCATGACCCATTTGGTTCTTCTCGCCTCTGCGGTGGTTGAGCAACGAGGAGGTATGTTGATTCACGGGGCCATTATTGCGCGTGAACTGGGCATTCCCTGTGTGAATGGCATTGCCCATGCGACAAATGTCATTTGCCATGGGGATCAATTAATGGTGGATGGTCATCTTGGCATTGTGACAATTGGAGCTCCAGATTTCGAACTGGAAGACCATGTCTTTTCCGAACAACCGTACCCAATCTGAATGGTATCCCAATTAAATAATTATGAAGAAAATAAACGGCTACGGCTTTGGGATAGTGAAGCCTATTTTCTCATAAAATTTCCGAAGATCCTCAAGTGAAATTTTGAACGGTCAATTGATCTTTATTGTGAGCTCTATGAGATTTTTTTAGCCAAAATATAAGGGGGATTCAAGCCATGATCCAAATCACCTATTTGAGTTCGGCCACACGAGCCATGTCTCAGGGTGACTTAGAAGACATTCTGAAAACGGCCCGAGAAAATAATGCCCGCTTAGGCATCACCGGAATGTTGCTCTATGGCAATAAAACCTTTATTCAAATCTTGGAAGGTGAAGAGGGCGTGGTTGATGAATTAGTCAAAACCATCAAACGCGATCCGCGTCATACCAATTTTCAGATTGTCAAGAAAAAGCTTATCGACCAG
Above is a window of Candidatus Nitrospira neomarina DNA encoding:
- a CDS encoding PEP/pyruvate-binding domain-containing protein, whose amino-acid sequence is MDSPKNTWIISLGETAGHDVNVVGGKAAALTRMISAGVHIPAGFCLTVFAYQHVLSRSDLPNVIHMELGRKPLDKMRWEEIWDAALRIRSAFLRTSLPPELVQAIYEAVSRLNSGHPLAVRSSAPGEDSAQRSFAGLHESIVNVQGKESVIRAVQTVWASLWSDAALLYRKELLLDPRHSLMAVIVQEMVPAEYSGVAFGRDPRNQTVDREIVEAVPGPCSNLVDGLLEPDRWILKRSSGEVVEWKAGVRNGERRDSALLSDQDLHVLHTRLGQVEKLFGWPPDMEWAEQGGTFSVLQARPITSGQSVLQSDDRGWYLTLRPKLPQLRQLAETVSKTLIPELEHLGHQWATQNIEKLDDSRLADCMEERRSSLNAWREIYKKDFIPLAHGVRYLGAYYNDAIQPRDPYEFMLLLKGQNFLASRRNTALEHLAQQVQNVPLLKRTLKESAMSVSDKSSEHWEALKQHIMDIQGGPEFLKNFERFLSTFMDTAYNGERLLNRPDSLFNLLCQIGTLAIQRSPQNEHNQKTNVMALQQRLIDAVGNPRQEEAGEVIAIGQLSWRLRDDDNILLGRLESQFLRALQLGAKRLRETGRLTGGHPGEKEAPRIAQILRDPQHGPLHIDEEAPKACLSPLPVNEKPRQLVGQPASPGLVEGPACVVNGIEEFRNFQQGDILVCESIQPTMTHLVLLASAVVEQRGGMLIHGAIIARELGIPCVNGIAHATNVICHGDQLMVDGHLGIVTIGAPDFELEDHVFSEQPYPI
- a CDS encoding pyridoxamine 5'-phosphate oxidase family protein, with the protein product MIEEPALGFAFDGENPSSKESGEALSLRIRRLMDSQPFAVLCTQGEQHPYGSLVAFSMTEDLATAVFATPVTTRKFKLLSQSDRVALLIDNRCQHPDNMMNVEAVTATGQAKRVEEGRDFEFWSRLLTARHGYLSGFVRAPTVALFRIEIVRYFHVERFQEVRQWIPQRIPG
- a CDS encoding globin; the encoded protein is MDHITPKFSDTDIHILECGLGWIKDAEDAFADKLFHRLLRDHPEVTSSLLTMGLQPFSRRIVQILDTIIREIRSCGNIHSSIREQWTDLLPTTVNHHLEPQQLLRMAETYLDIFSELAEDAWSPAMESAWEKIIHEVSVNLWGQQPASLSLTNISSPFPFFKRRNHRMTQPFAFFLGTFMILAGSIASIGLWSRYRLAEAKLSRNLRLKKVWC
- a CDS encoding ethylbenzene dehydrogenase-related protein, which codes for MRNPTQQRPMTSIMLVSGVLAIGGLFAMIDIPLAVSQPVTIPIASITGDIAMDAANPIWESVPGVVVPLSGQTITTPMHPNISVKTVMVKMATNGQDIGVWANWGDQTINNTTIGPQDFRDQMAIQFPVQDSGAPPFQCMGQSGGTVNIWRWNAEWQKDLGAGVAGMWDVDQQYPSIAWDYYYEEPSRGVTYMNRTGRSSGPFNEGIWSGNIMSDPSLRISSVEDLNANGFSTLTTQATQNVLGNGLWEPYGALKGGCCNGPTWRVVMKRSLTTDDPGDVQFKSGSSFPVAFAVWDGSNVERNGMKGISTWFTAQMPN